One part of the Corynebacterium aurimucosum ATCC 700975 genome encodes these proteins:
- a CDS encoding type VII secretion-associated protein, translating to MTATHALRTPTTAPETTLVITVLDAATIYEGPETIYRYDLPGTGIAEGWALEAVLDQAEKVCGAEWPDVSVDVVADPSGTDVSVEAVSILRRQLAGAGATVQEPEPSPPPVSVAASAAPSSSRLAVDVPHEDLGDEDAVTVERPRPARRGRSHRVAESRWSALLGGIDPFYIAIAVMVFVVAGVSWWAVGRKDAAVAASTPDQAAEVTSAASGTSGAAPNPGTEAQPEGSAEGAGAEESGSRQLRPGQQAIDVEGMSLVLPQGFRTSVEDGLVTAAGEDPNLRILLAADPLFNVPVDVLFTEIKAQVESDPALSEPVEESGRLTYTEEPGDGSRVVWMMWEDKGHQMSVGCHTKFEPNVVQKAACRMAAESLVKKD from the coding sequence ATGACCGCGACGCATGCACTGCGAACCCCGACAACCGCGCCCGAGACCACGCTAGTTATTACGGTGCTCGATGCCGCCACGATTTATGAAGGCCCAGAGACGATTTATCGCTATGACCTGCCCGGTACCGGAATCGCCGAAGGCTGGGCGCTGGAGGCAGTCCTCGACCAAGCCGAAAAGGTCTGCGGGGCGGAATGGCCGGATGTCAGCGTTGACGTGGTGGCGGATCCCTCCGGAACGGACGTCAGCGTCGAGGCCGTGAGCATCCTGCGCCGTCAGCTTGCCGGCGCGGGTGCGACCGTGCAGGAACCAGAACCTTCGCCACCGCCCGTGTCTGTTGCGGCTAGTGCTGCACCGTCTTCGTCCCGTTTGGCCGTGGACGTGCCGCACGAGGACCTTGGGGATGAGGACGCGGTGACTGTCGAGCGGCCCCGGCCCGCTCGCCGTGGGCGTTCGCATCGTGTGGCGGAATCGCGCTGGTCCGCGCTGTTGGGAGGTATCGATCCTTTCTATATCGCCATCGCGGTCATGGTGTTCGTGGTGGCCGGGGTGTCCTGGTGGGCGGTGGGCCGCAAGGATGCGGCTGTGGCAGCGTCGACTCCCGATCAGGCCGCCGAAGTAACATCCGCCGCCTCCGGCACTTCGGGCGCGGCCCCGAATCCCGGCACGGAGGCACAGCCCGAGGGCTCTGCTGAGGGGGCTGGAGCTGAGGAATCCGGAAGCAGGCAGCTGCGCCCCGGTCAGCAGGCCATCGACGTGGAGGGAATGTCCCTGGTGCTTCCTCAAGGATTCCGCACCAGCGTGGAAGATGGCCTGGTCACCGCTGCCGGTGAAGACCCCAACCTGCGCATCCTCCTAGCTGCTGATCCACTTTTCAACGTGCCTGTCGACGTTTTGTTCACAGAGATCAAAGCGCAGGTTGAATCCGATCCCGCCCTGAGTGAACCGGTAGAAGAATCAGGGCGGTTGACATATACCGAGGAGCCCGGAGATGGCTCGCGGGTGGTGTGGATGATGTGGGAAGACAAAGGCCATCAGATGTCCGTGGGCTGCCACACCAAGTTTGAGCCCAACGTCGTGCAGAAGGCCGCCTGCCGAATGGCGGCGGAATCGCTGGTCAAGAAGGACTAA
- a CDS encoding WXG100 family type VII secretion target: MTQTFRTEADVMVATAGRVDSTNDEVQGELTRLQGVVDSVRGSWAGRAQVSFDNLMQRYNSSAQQLREALTAISENIRDNARNFDSVEADNAQSFENVGGAGLAL; encoded by the coding sequence ATGACTCAAACGTTCCGCACAGAAGCCGACGTAATGGTGGCCACCGCTGGCCGCGTCGACTCCACCAACGATGAGGTACAGGGGGAGCTCACCCGCCTGCAGGGCGTTGTGGACTCCGTCCGCGGCAGCTGGGCAGGCCGCGCGCAGGTTTCCTTTGACAACCTGATGCAGCGCTACAACTCCTCCGCGCAGCAGCTGCGTGAGGCGCTGACCGCCATCAGCGAGAACATCAGGGACAATGCCCGTAACTTTGATTCGGTCGAGGCTGATAACGCCCAGTCTTTCGAGAACGTTGGCGGCGCGGGCCTGGCCCTCTAA
- a CDS encoding WXG100 family type VII secretion target — MSGIKYQFGAIAGAAADINSTSGRINGLLGDLKSTLQPMVSTWEGDSAAAYNAAQAKWDKAAAELNTVLATISTTVSQGNDNMSDVNRRAAASWG, encoded by the coding sequence ATGTCTGGAATCAAGTATCAGTTTGGCGCCATCGCCGGTGCCGCCGCCGACATCAACTCCACCTCCGGCCGTATCAACGGCCTCCTCGGTGACCTCAAATCCACCTTGCAGCCGATGGTATCGACGTGGGAGGGTGATTCCGCCGCGGCATATAACGCGGCGCAGGCGAAGTGGGATAAGGCTGCCGCCGAGCTCAACACGGTGCTGGCGACCATCTCCACCACGGTTTCCCAGGGCAATGACAATATGAGCGACGTCAACCGTCGCGCTGCCGCCAGCTGGGGCTAA
- the rplM gene encoding 50S ribosomal protein L13: protein MSTFHPKSGDITRKWYVIDATDVVLGKLASTVADMLRGKHKPQYAPNVDCGDHIIILNADKIHISSNKREREMRYRHSGYPGGLKSMTLGQSLDANPVRVIEEAVKGMMPHNKLSNASIKKLHVFVGEEHPYAGQKPETFEFKQVAQ from the coding sequence TTGTCTACTTTCCACCCGAAGAGCGGTGACATCACCCGCAAGTGGTACGTCATCGACGCTACCGACGTGGTTCTGGGCAAGCTCGCTTCCACCGTGGCTGACATGCTGCGCGGCAAGCACAAGCCCCAGTACGCACCGAACGTTGATTGCGGCGACCACATCATCATCCTGAATGCGGACAAGATCCACATTTCCTCCAACAAGCGCGAGCGCGAGATGCGCTACCGCCACTCCGGTTACCCGGGCGGCCTGAAGTCCATGACCCTTGGTCAGTCCCTGGACGCCAACCCGGTCCGCGTTATCGAGGAAGCTGTGAAGGGCATGATGCCGCACAACAAGCTTTCCAACGCCTCCATCAAGAAGCTGCACGTTTTCGTGGGCGAGGAGCACCCGTACGCCGGCCAGAAGCCGGAAACCTTTGAGTTTAAGCAGGTGGCACAGTAA
- the rpsI gene encoding 30S ribosomal protein S9, with product MTEQNIDNNVADAADIAAATAATEEFTNTIGDSLATDTEAEVETAAPAIHEGPIQTVGRRKRAIARVRLVAGSGNISVNGRAFDEYFPNKLHQQDILLPLTILEREGQFDIKVTVNGGGPTGQAGALRLAIARALNIYNPADRPALKKAGLLTRDARAVERKKAGLHKARRAPQYSKR from the coding sequence ATGACCGAGCAGAACATCGACAACAATGTAGCCGACGCTGCCGACATCGCTGCAGCAACCGCCGCTACCGAGGAGTTCACCAACACCATCGGTGACTCCCTGGCAACCGATACCGAGGCTGAGGTTGAGACCGCTGCCCCGGCTATCCACGAGGGCCCGATCCAGACCGTTGGTCGCCGTAAGCGCGCCATCGCTCGTGTTCGCCTCGTTGCAGGTTCCGGCAACATCTCCGTCAACGGCCGTGCCTTTGACGAGTACTTCCCGAACAAGCTGCACCAGCAGGACATCCTGCTGCCGCTGACCATCCTCGAGCGCGAGGGTCAGTTCGACATCAAGGTCACCGTCAACGGTGGTGGCCCGACCGGTCAGGCCGGCGCCCTGCGCCTGGCTATCGCCCGCGCACTGAACATCTACAACCCGGCTGACCGCCCGGCCCTCAAGAAGGCTGGCCTGCTCACCCGTGATGCTCGTGCCGTGGAGCGCAAGAAGGCTGGTCTGCACAAGGCACGTCGTGCCCCGCAGTACTCCAAGCGTTAA